The region CTTAATAGAGGCCACTAGGGTTGTcgataaaaagaaataagaaaccCAATCACCATGGTTGAGAAAAAGCAAATCGATTGGCCATGGTAGTAAAGAGGCAAtccaatcggccatggcaggaAAGACCAATTGATTGACAACGACAGAAACCTATAAGGCCATGATCGATTGGACCATCCCATCAGCCACAGGCAACGTGTAAACAGTGTGAGTCACAGAGACCCATAACAACAGAATTCCATGGCGGCGACGGCAACATGAGGAAGACGAGCGACTGATTAACTGCTCGCCTTCCATGCCTCTGATGACCAAATTTGTTGCCCACGCAATTACTGTAAATGTgtggaagaaaaagaataagaaaggcACATGAGAGGAAAATGGTGAAGCATTGATGGCGATGGCTGCAACGACAATGAATGGTGATGGAGGCGTTGGTGGCAATGGTGACGATGACTGCAATGATGGTGATAGtgtaaagagagagagagagagaaatgagttTAGTTTACACTGACATGTGGCAACATCTCATTAGTTTTCAATGAAGATAAAAATGCGTGTATGTGACGTGCACAATTTTGGAATTTGAAATGTGTAATAGGTTCAAGTTTAGAAGTTGAGAGATACAATAGGTTCTCTTCAAGTTAAGTGACACAAATAGTTAAACAGTTGAAATTGAGAGGAGGTACAAATGGTTAAATAGACAAAGTTTAGGGGCATAGATGTGTTTTTAGCTCTTTTTTTTAATGGGTATAggtcaataaattaaaattatcaaattaaataaacacaataataagttacaaaaattaaaaagatgataagaattaataaatttattaaatttaaacataacactCTTTTAAAGgaccaaattttaattttaactaattttaaaaataaaaaaatcggACAATTTATTCTCTTAGATAAAAGCTTACCGGTCGCACCAGTTCAGTTGCCATTACTACTAGTGGGTTTTACTTTTGTTTCTAGAATTGGAATTTCagctttaaaatgtatatatatatatatatatatatagttgggtTGGAATTGGATGCCTTGACGTTTCCACTCTGCTTCCAGCTAGAAAACACACCGTGTGCCTGAACTAAATTACCACTCTACCCCACCGCCGATAGCTGACATTTTTCCTCGTCACTCGCAGTGACCCAAGGACAAAACGGTACTTCCTCGCTCCCATCTTCTCCGAAGTGGACTCTCCATCCAAACGTGCATAGCCCTCCGGGTTCCGGATACATTACAGGGGCGGTGGTGCTTCCGCACTACATATTTGTTCAATCCTcgaacttcttcttttttctgtgAGAATCACTTCGCCGCAGTGAATTTCCAGCGATCTGATGGCCGCCACGACAATGGCGACGGCCGCCGGGGCGGTGGTGCTTCTGTACTACATATTTGTTCGGCGTGTACCGGCTGAGGAGGCCGAAGACGACGGCGCCGGCGATGCGGACGGCGAGTATTCGAAATCGAGTAGATCTAAGAGGAGGATCGCGCGGAGGCCAGCTCAGCCCCCGGCGACGTGGTTTGAGGCCATCGCGACGTTGTCTGAGACACTGCGGTTCACGTATTCTGAGACATTGGGGAAATGGCCCATCGGCGACTTGGCGTTCGGCATCAACTACCTCATGCGAAAGCAGGTCCTAACTCTGTTCTTTAACTCTAATCTCTCGTTCCCagggtttaattttgtttctcgCTTGAAACTTCCATTAGGTAAACGAGCTTAGTTATCGGTTTTTGGCTTATCTTAACGAGGTTGAATCGATTTAATAtcgttttatataattttgcgGACCATCTGAGCTTATGTGTCCAATATTTAGCCAATATACTCTAGGAGCCAGATCAAGCGGGTTAGTTAGCAGCTTCATTTCTGATGCTATGTTTCAGTAGCTCAAATATTGAGTTTTTTTGGTCTCCAGCACATTTAATTCGATCTATGCTGATTGTATTTGGAATTTTTGTACCGATGGTTCGCTAGCTGATTAGTTTGTTTGTCCTAGTACTGAGAGTATTGAACTCAGAAGTTGCCAATGGTCTTTTGATCGGTGAGCCTATAGTAACATCTAGTATGAACTCTTAGTTATTGATATGGATTCACTGGTGATTCATGTGGTGGAAGGTGTGAATATTGGTTCAACATCACCAACACTCTATTTCCAGGCATTTGAAAACTTTAGAATGTAGACATTTACTCTAATTTTCAGTTGAATCCAAAACATGTCATATTGTTATGTCTGGAACTAAGACTTCTGTCCATAGAAGATGCAGGAAAAACCGAAAAAGATAGATTAAGAGAATGTAGAGATTGAAACCAAACTTGTTTACTTTTTTGGGTGGATcagaaaatataagaaaaaaatgtatatttgttgaatgaatttattttgatttgattattgataaaaagtaattgcaaataattatttgagtTTCCTGTTTGCTTGAAGAATCATACTTCCAAACAAGAATTGCCATTTCATATACTGGAGTTTGTAGAGTGCACTCATATATTTCCTTCAAGTTACAAGCTTATTTAGCTGTCGCTTCCTATCTCTATTTTTGCTTTAAGGTATACTACTTTGTACATGTGCAATTGGATGATAGGTTGTGATGTTCTTGCAGGGCAATCTACAAGTTCAGAGTGTATATGCTGGAGATAATTGTGTTCAACTCAAAGGCCCAGAAATTATTGCCGAGTTGAATgattatttaaggttgttaaTCCTTTGCAGGCTGTTCTCAAAGAAGCCCTTTGCAGTATTTTTGGAATCTGCTGGCTTAATGGAGGCAGATGTTATTCTCCAGAAGCCCAAAGCTGGGGTAAGTTTAATCATTTACAACTCACTGCAGAACTCTCACACATGCAACAAGTTGCATGGTGGGAAAGTGTTTTAACCcatttttttcactattttataTGGGAAGTGCTTATTGCTTGAGTTTGTGCCTGATGTTGGCAGCTTCTGAAGCCTGCTTTTACAATTCTGTGcgataaaaattcaaaatgttttCTTCTACTGATACGTGGGACTCATAGCATCAAAGATACACTCACTGCCGCAACAGGCACGGTGGTACCATTTCACCATTCAGTTCTACATGATGGTGGAATAACCAATCTTGTTCTAGGATATGCACATTGTGGGATGGTTGCTGCAGCTCGTTGGATGGCAAAGCTTTGTACTCCATGCCTGTTGAAAGCTCTTGATGAATATCCTGACTACAAAGTTAAGgtaattattatttcttaagTGCATAGATGCATCTGGGAGGATCTATAGCGCAGTTATGTCACATTTCCTGTAATATAGGGAGACGCTCTAAAATTTCACTTTAAAGTAAAAAGTCACGAGTCAGAATATCTAGTGTCTTTTGCCAAAAATGATCTGTACAAAGCCAATTTACCTAAAACTGTGAATTGGAAATAAACTCTGAAATATTGCCTTCTTTGAAGTGATGGCTCAAAACTGTACACGTCttgtcaaagaaaagaatgGTGAAATTTTAGTAAAAGCATTTATTTGgtctaataaaaataatgtatttgaGTGTGCCTATGCATGAGCATGTTTCCAAATCTAACTCATATTAAGCTTGCGTTTGGGAACCATGACATAGATGGAGATTACTAGGTTTAGTGATTGAGTCATTGATGGAATTTTTTACATGTTTCAATCTTATTTGAGGATTGGGTGATGGAATGACAAATGGGTTTAGAATTTGGCAAATGAAGGAGCCTTTTGGTTCAACTGTTCTATGATGGCATGTGATAAAAGTTAAAACAGATTTTCCATGCAAATTTctgttccccccccccctccagcCTTTCATGGCTATATTTCAACTTCTTTTGATACTATAAGAAAACATAGGCAGGTCATGACAGAGTGGTTTTGTCTGTTTAAGGAGGCAGAGTGAATTCATAAGCTTGTCCTTCATTATTTTGCAGAGTGTGATGTTTTGAGCATGTTAGTCTTTTTGGTGTACAGTGAATGATGTTAGCATATGTGATGGGGGTTTTTAATTCATGAACACAGGCATGCTCGAGGAAGTTTCAATGCACTGAACTTGAAGATTTATTCCTTTGTGTGATCTTTGGCATATTTAAAGGAAGAGGGGCAATAGAGTGTTGGAAAATGTATGATTGGAAGATTTCTTGTCTTGTAACAATCCTTCGTTTCCCCTTTTCTATGGTTGAGAGAGCATTCCTGTAGTTATTTATGatacttctttttttaattagtcTTTCATGTTCTTCCCCTTGTGGGCATGTTTGTTACATgcttattaaaaaagaaaaaggatccTGTACAGACCAGTTTTTGGGAGACAGTTCCCTGTTAACATGTTTTACTTGAGAGTTCAAAATGGCTTTGTTTAGTTTCATTGGAAAATCCGTggtttttcttcttgttcttattttatttttattttttaatcccAAGGCTAATACAGATACTTTTCTTGGCAACTGGACTGATGGATTTTTTTGACTGGGACACCTCCTTTGCCACATTTCAgctatttaattttagtatGATGGAATGTCTCCTTTGATATCATATCTGATGTTGAACAAAATCCATTTTCATATATTCCTTAGTGGTATCTAGTTGTTAGGCTCATCTGTTAAATTGTTTGTAGTTTCATAGTACAATTCTCTACGCCTCCATGAATATTTTACTTATCTGGATTTTTTCAATTCAGATTGTTGGCCATTCACTCGGTGGTGGTACTGCTGCACTGTTGACCTATATTCTTCGTGAACAAAAGGAATTCTCCTCAAGCATTTGTGTGGCATTCGCCCCAGGCATGTTCTGATGAATATGGTgcttgaatttttctttttgctgtTATCATATGTTCAACTTTTTCAATTGATTATTATGTAAAATTGTGCATATGAAATAACCATTGCAAGAGGAAGTAGACTTATCTGTAACTCCTATGCTGACTAGTCAGTTGTTCaccaaaaattgcataaattgcCTGATAAACTTTCCCACTTCCAGTATTCTATATAAAAGATATGTGGAATGAAATTCTGGCAGGAGTTTCTTGGATAATTTGTAACTGCTGACTGGCAGCCCTCacagagagaaagaatgaaagaataaGAATAGGAGTTCTTTCTGTATTAACAtgtgatttttataatttctttttttaacatGTTTGCTTAAAATGCACGTCCTTTTCAACTCTTGtaatttttgttcttcttgAGTGGTTTCTGTAGcttcttgatttatttaattctgaGATAGCACTGTTACTTTACAGCTGCCTGTATGACATGGGATTTAGCCGAATCAGGCAAGCACTTTATCACTGCAATCATCAATGGCTCCGATTTAGTTCCTACATTCTCAGCACATTCTGTTGATGATCTTCGTTCTGAGGTACAGTATCCAATTCTCCTCACCATGTACTTTTTCAATCATGTTTAAAGAAAGATAAGACCACAGATAGAAATGATTGTGAGCTAGAACTTAATGTCttatgaaatttgtattttttgaattcaaatttcttaatttaatattaatcatCAGGTCACAGCATCTGCTTGGTTGAATGATTTGCGAGATAAAGTTGAGCACACAAGAGTCCTAAATGTGGTTTACCGGTCTGCAACTGCATTAGGGTCTCGTCTGCCATCAATAGCCAGTGCCAAGGCAAGGGTTGCTGGTGCAGGTGCTCTACTGCGGCCCGTCTCCAGCAGTACTCAGGTAACATCACACCGGAACTAATTCTATGCAGTCCTGTCAATGGCTGTGAAGAATTGATTTCAAGTAGTGTCCGCTAATGGAGAGTTGATACAGTTTGAACAACATGAAGCCTCCGCTGGCTCACAGCCAATTGGTTTTAGTAGTCATGACGAGTTtccatcataaaataaaaagaaaaaaaagtttatcAAATGTTTCTCTCCGGTACTTTGTACTTTGTTTCCACTTTTCAACGTTACAACTCATACTTGGTGATTGGTCGATTCTAGGTTGTGATGAAGCGTGCCCAAGATGTAGCTCAGGCTGTCGTAAAGACACGCTCATCAATATCATCATGGTCATGTATGGGTGCACGTCGCCGCCCTGTGGCCCCTCTACCAAACTGTAAAGAGGACGAGTTACCCAGAGCCCCCCTTATAACTGAGAGAATATCCGAATCTCTTGTGACTGAAGCAGTAACGATCGATTCAACAATGGCAAGCAAGGAAGAGTCTTGTTCTTCAGGCTGTGACTCTGGGCGCGATGATTCggatgaagaagaggaagaagtccCGGCGGACAGGACCACCCCTACATCGACCACAGAAACCATGACAGAAGGTGGGTTATGGTATGAACTGGAGAAGCAACTTGAAATCCGGGACGATGATGCAGATGCCCTAGCTCAGGAGGAAGCAGCTGCAGCGCAACAAATTAGCGAAGAGGAGAGGGTGCTTACTGATGCAGTGGAGAGCAAGAAGGTCATCTCCTTGGCCGAAACTTCGGACAGCCACAGATTCTACCCACCTGGAAGAATTATGCATATCGTATCGATACAGTCTGATTCTGGTCATGATGGAGCGGCCGAGGAACGCGTAGGTATCTATCTTACACCAAGAGAGTTGTACAGTAAGCTCCGGCTCTCAAGAACAATGATCAACGATCACTATATGCCTATGTACAAGAAGATGATGGAGAGAATAATCAGGGAACTGGAAAATGATCAGGTTTGTATTTATGAAGAACAGTGGGACAGTGTTAGAGATTGACGCATCCTAAAATGAAATGTAgtggataaatttttttttcttgaaatgaagTAGTGGTGGTcacttgaaaaagaaagagcaaGGTCACAATTTCACTAGATAGATTCCAAGGTTAGGTCAAGTATTTAGCAAAAAGAAGAAGTTCGACATACTcctctctttttcccttttttttcttcatttttgtggAGAGGCTTAAAATTATGTCCCAAACTCTCGTGACTAATTGGATATGCTTTGCAAAGGAGAAGATATCCAAATGTAATCATACATTCTCAACAGTAAATGTATAACAATTTGCAGtgttagaaaaatttaaaactaaaatagagttttatcttttattaaaCGGAGTTACGAATTTAAATAGATGATAAATGTATAATTGTGATAATCATATTATATTAGTGAagtaactatatattatattagtgAAATATCATAGTTAcgttaaatatttttctattataaagGCAGATACTATTTTgcttgtaaaattatttaattaacattttattaaaaatgtgcATACACACCGTATTTATAATTGTCCTGAATCTagataaagaaaatgatttttaattaaatggacaaaatgtgtgcaaattataaaaagatTGGCGGGAACCCTTCCTATAAATTTCAAGTTTCGAGGGAGGCTTTGGGATTTGCAAGCCCCACCTTAAACAGATGAGGCTTTCCAAAAATTGACGGGCAAGCCCACCTTAAGTAGGGCAGACTCGCTCGCCTTGCGGTTAATTGTGTTCGTCACAGTAGGCGTTGGCACGACCCGCCGTCTCTATACGATCATTGACGAGTCGTCAAACACCCCTGACAGGACGGGCTTAAAAATTTTTGCGGTACTCCCCCTTAAGTTATAAGCAAACGAAAGCTCTCTCGCTCTTCTCTATCTCCGATGTGGGATTTGCTTACCATGCAGCTTTGCATCACAAATTTCTTCAAACAGcccataattacaaaatttctCACTATTACAGTTTTGGTacttagtattattttttattaacggGGTTTCTACTTTCTAGCATGTTCCATCGACTTGAAGTTGGACAAAATTTATCGTCTTTATTGCATCCCTCATCATCTTTTCAAATTGCAACGCTACTGTTGCAAAGGGCATGACTAGAGCatgtttggttttggtttggtaGTACTAGTAATCACAAATTtcccttttaataaaaaattgaattttttaaaacaaacaaataaagctACATTAAACCAAAAGTAagaaaccattttttttttttttttgtttggctaAACTGAGGAACCCatactttaaattaaaaacataattacTTATAGGGGAGActcattattttctataaacaaaaaaaaaagaaaagaaaagaagacagACACAGTGATTGATACGAACCAATCACTTGCGGCTGTGCAGAGGCTGATCTGGTAAGTTGAACAGACGCCATAACATTGGATTTGGATTGGATATTTTGAATTGTTGTTGGTTGATTCAAAATGAAGCCAGTAAGAGTAGTAGCTTGCTTATAGAATTTTGATACAACTGCAAGCAAGAAATGACAAAGCATTCCCTGTCGGCTGCTAGTTGAAGAAAACAACTAATGCATAGCTGGGAATAGATAAAATCTAATAAGCTGACTCACTACATGAGAAATTACTTGTTCCCCTTAAAAATGAATCGCAGGAGAATGTTATTCAGATTTTCCAGCTTCCCCACTGATAACCTTTTCGAAATCTTGAGTTTCACATGGATGCAGAGTTTCTTCCACAGCTTACCACTCAATTGACTGTGCGGACTAGCTACTGTCCACCACCAGATGGGTCTTTGCTCAGAAGCTCCTCCTCAATGCCATCAACCACCATACCTGGCCTTGAGTGGTTCTGGAGGCTCCTCTTCCATTATGCCTGAACCAGCTGCGGCCAAGTACTCACGGATGGTCGTTTCGCGGTCCCCAAGGAAAGTGTGATCCAGGAAATTGTTGTAGGCTGCATCACCCAGATTCTTTGCTGCTAAAACACTTCAAAATAGATCCTCATCATCATTTAGCTTTTAATGCAAAGCTAAGTTTATGATCTGTAGATCCATCCTAACAGTTCGTTGATGTGATGTTACtgattataaaaaaatggaTTCATTCATTCCACAGCCAGAGAAGCACATTGGGAGCAGATAATGAACTAGAGAGGACATGGAAGAGAGGTTCGGGAAAATCAGAATTGTTTGTTAATCATTTATCCAAGAGGTTTGCAACCTAAAAGGTCTCATGCGCATTCCATCATGAAGATTTCAGAAACAACTTTTCTACGTATTTATCATCCAAAACCACCCAGcaaagggggaaaaaaagaaaaagaaagagaaaaatgaaatcaTCCAAAACCAAACCACAGAACAGTTAAGAGACTTGAAAACCAAAGAAGTAATAAGGCGTCAATGGATTCTGACTCGTACAAGTGGTTTGCATAAGGTAATGCCGTTTTATGGTTGTTGTGATCTATCAGCACCCAAAAAGTTCACGAGAAAGCGAGACCAACCTTCTCATGTTTcagattgttttattttatcagTTGCAAATTATTACTGTCCCTTGCAAGCAGCAATAGTTCTACATATATGCCTCAAGACAATGATAAAAGCAACTTTCACTTACCAGTGCCGAAGATAAACACGGCAAGGTAAGATGTCATCTCGCCAAATTTTGTGGATGTTGTAGCGTCCGTATCGCTGAAAAAAGATCTCTTGACTACCTGAAGAATAATAGCCAGCAGAATTGTACCCCAATATATTTAGCGCAATTGCATGATATCACTATCCATGCAAGAAAGTcaataaaatttgaagaaagaatAGAATGCTATAGAAAAAGGGGGATCTCCTGACTCAGGTACTCAAATTGATCTCATTCTTTCAAAAGATAGCACAACTGAAGCCTTAGCTTGAACACTCAAACAACTTTCATATTCCAAGATTGCTGGTAAGTAGACATCAAAACATATTTCATAAATTCGACTAATTTATGGCATTTAGTTGTGCAGCCAGGCTATTGTCTAAATAGATAAGAGCCGTTTCATGCAACCAACAGCACTACAAAGTCAAAGTTGTTTAGAATCCCCAAATTGGAAGTTTGAATTTAAGAACTACTTTAAAATCATTTGATCATCAGAGAACAGGTAGGAATTTGGGCACATCACAACTCCTAATGGAAGgttaaataaaagtcaaagcaACATCGCTAACAAGACGACTGGATTCTGTATAACTTAGTAAAGCTTGACAACTAAAAGACCATCTCAAAGAAATTGCAGTGGTAAGGTGGCAGAATCATTTGCAATAATACTTCAATATAATTTAGAGAGGGAGGACTAGAGAGGCCATTTTAACAAGAATTGGTGTAGAAGAGAATGTTGATGTCAtgacctagggttcataacgggctgaaattggcaatcggaaggatccaattgaattaaggtcaagaacataatgtatagagagaaaatagaagaagaatgggggaaaaattaagagagaattgagggagagtagaagagagaaatgagagggagatttgagagaattcttggagagagaatgagagtttcACTaacaattcaagcatatccatTTCTACAgctgaggcaatatatatagcctcacttagctaccaaacaaagctctctaaccatctaagctacaagacaaaaaaggaaaataacataataacaacacccatgtgctgtaaccgaattacaaaaataccccataactgtaattgtaactcaattacagttttgcccctataatacccaaggtCGTGACAGTTGACTTAGTATAGCTGTTATCGTTTACACTTTGTGTATTGTGTTGATTATTGGttggttgtatttttatgttatgcTTGTAGCTGTAGATGATTGTATCTCAAATGCTGATGTATTAGCTGTGTGAGGAACGGTTAGAGCTAGTACATAATCTAGCTCTATTTCTGTTTGTGTTAGAGGTTGAAATCATTTTAATTGAAGTCTCAGAAttctctttctcctttgctTCCTGTTCGACTTTTGTCTTCCGTTTCAATTGGGAGGAAATATTTCTTATATCTACTATCTCATCAAGGGGCAGAAACAAAATCTGTTAAACATAAAAAAGACAATTATGAGAGCTATGTGATGCAATCCCTTTAGGAAATCCAAAGGAAAAGATTATTAGAGAAACATAATTGTATATTTGTACTACTACTGTCTGTTGCACAAGCAcatctcatatttatttgtggttAAAATAACATCTGTGCAAGTATTTTCTGGTTTGTACAGTCCTTGGTTCATTTCTGAATAATTACCCTTATGTCAAGTATTCTGTATACTCAATCCGCCTCACAAACACAAGAAGAAGGCTGGATCTACATTTTAGGATATCAAACCAAGCCAAAATAATATGATGCTAGAAAGTAAAACAGAATGCTACCCAATGCTAGTCAACTGGCCATCATTACGCTTACAACATACTCACAATCAAATACCAGGGACTGCAAATTTGAGTACCTTTGCATCTGATTTGAAAGTATTCCTCATCGCTAAACCGTGTGCAAAGCACCTACATCGACAAGCAAACAAATAATGATCTAACCTACTTCATATCAAATTATAAATGAAAGCAGGACtttcaagaaaaaatcaattataaacTGCTGAGTATAGAGTCCAGTTTTACATACTGCAGGGCTAATATACAGCTTTCCATCCAGTGTTTCAGGTAAGACctgcataaaatatttgaatttacaGACTGTAACTTAACCATCACCATAAAGAAAGGGAAACTCATTAAGCAACACAGCAGTGATGGGGTTTACGGCTAAAAACCGAAACTCATGCTCCCTCTCAATAAAAGAAGGTATCTGGCAAAATAAGGAAGGAGATCTCTTAGTTGACATGTCATGATGGTTCAGAACTTCAAACAAATAAGAGAAATAAAGTAAAAGGAATTTATACCCctgatttttgaatttcaaagaCAGTAACAACAAGGGGTTCACCATCACAAGGCTCAACACTTAAGCTGGAAATTTCCTGCAGAAGTATAGAGTTATACATCATTAGCACATCAATACTatgttagaaaaagaaaataaagggatAGAAATTAGATTTCACCAAATTATTTTTCCCGGCTAGGTTAGACaataatagataaatatttcTCAAGGTATTCACTTTTTTGTTGATTATTTGTCGAAAGAAAAAAAGCCTAttcataaataatttcattttcctttctcaGAAGGCAAACAATCATCCTTAGTTAATAGCTATGCTAAACATGCATACAAAAATCACGCACCTTTGTATCAGGATTGGCGATGCCACGCTCAAAGAAAATTGGAGCAGCATGAGCAAAAATGCGCCTAAAGCCGTTCAGTTTAGCAAGTCTGAAGTTGATCAAATCCGGAAATGTACTTCTCGCACTGCGCTCTAGCAAAagggaaaagacaaaaatactcTTCTACAAAAGTAAACAAAACGCTGATAACAAGGAAAGCTGAGTTCCAATTGTAACTGGATTCTTCTTTTCTCCAATCAAACAAAtcttaacttattttttaaaccaAGCACTTTGcgttcttaaataaaattttacttcaaACACAAATTCATAAGTAAGAGAACAAAGTGAGCTTCCAAAATTCAAGTAACTGTGTACTTATAAATCAAACCAGAAAATCAGAAGTAAAATTTCTGATTGAAACACAAACGGTTCACTTCAAAAACACGATTGTaaatcaagagaagaaaaaacacCACCATAACGTTGAcgattttggaaataaattaaaattcatttggaTTTCGTTGAAAATGTACTCTTAGTGCTTGTGCTTAATAAAGAACTGCGATGAAGACGTTGATTGTACGTGTTGGGTATCCACCACATGTGTGGTGGAAGCATCTAGCACCCAGGTCAAGAAAGAGAGCAAGAAAAATCAGAGAGAGTGAAGAATTTTGTTTGGAGTAGAAAAAGCAAACGTGCAAAATTCAAAAGGTGTGTGCCTGTGCAAAAATTCAAAGGCGGCAGCCTGTTGAAGCCGCAGTTGTTGAAGCAGCAATTGGAGAATGGACTGGGGAGCAGCAATTGGAAGGAAGCtgcacacatatacata is a window of Diospyros lotus cultivar Yz01 chromosome 10, ASM1463336v1, whole genome shotgun sequence DNA encoding:
- the LOC127811877 gene encoding uncharacterized protein LOC127811877 isoform X4, which gives rise to MASSPSAASVLSSPKSIFVFSLLLERSARSTFPDLINFRLAKLNGFRRIFAHAAPIFFERGIANPDTKEISSLSVEPCDGEPLVVTVFEIQKSGIPSFIEREHEFRFLAVLPETLDGKLYISPAVLCTRFSDEEYFQIRCKGSQEIFFQRYGRYNIHKIWRDDILPCRVYLRHCVLAAKNLGDAAYNNFLDHTFLGDRETTIREYLAAAGSGIMEEEPPEPLKARYGG
- the LOC127812258 gene encoding uncharacterized protein LOC127812258, which translates into the protein MAATTMATAAGAVVLLYYIFVRRVPAEEAEDDGAGDADGEYSKSSRSKRRIARRPAQPPATWFEAIATLSETLRFTYSETLGKWPIGDLAFGINYLMRKQGNLQVQSVYAGDNCVQLKGPEIIAELNDYLRLLILCRLFSKKPFAVFLESAGLMEADVILQKPKAGLLKPAFTILCDKNSKCFLLLIRGTHSIKDTLTAATGTVVPFHHSVLHDGGITNLVLGYAHCGMVAAARWMAKLCTPCLLKALDEYPDYKVKIVGHSLGGGTAALLTYILREQKEFSSSICVAFAPAACMTWDLAESGKHFITAIINGSDLVPTFSAHSVDDLRSEVTASAWLNDLRDKVEHTRVLNVVYRSATALGSRLPSIASAKARVAGAGALLRPVSSSTQVVMKRAQDVAQAVVKTRSSISSWSCMGARRRPVAPLPNCKEDELPRAPLITERISESLVTEAVTIDSTMASKEESCSSGCDSGRDDSDEEEEEVPADRTTPTSTTETMTEGGLWYELEKQLEIRDDDADALAQEEAAAAQQISEEERVLTDAVESKKVISLAETSDSHRFYPPGRIMHIVSIQSDSGHDGAAEERVGIYLTPRELYSKLRLSRTMINDHYMPMYKKMMERIIRELENDQVCIYEEQWDSVRD
- the LOC127811877 gene encoding uncharacterized protein LOC127811877 isoform X3 translates to MITSPSATLSSSLFGVSRGDRSRQFRLSSVASRLSPSKPQHLSNSRRQFLRRSSPVLMPSGSLLRPPFQLNDESDFEQIVSSDGLLSICGFGSLLSERSARSTFPDLINFRLAKLNGFRRIFAHAAPIFFERGIANPDTKEISSLSVEPCDGEPLVVTVFEIQKSGIPSFIEREHEFRFLAVLPETLDGKLYISPAVLCTRFSDEEYFQIRCKGSQEIFFQRYGRYNIHKIWRDDILPCRVYLRHCKESG
- the LOC127811877 gene encoding uncharacterized protein LOC127811877 isoform X1 encodes the protein MITSPSATLSSSLFGVSRGDRSRQFRLSSVASRLSPSKPQHLSNSRRQFLRRSSPVLMPSGSLLRPPFQLNDESDFEQIVSSDGLLSICGFGSLLSERSARSTFPDLINFRLAKLNGFRRIFAHAAPIFFERGIANPDTKEISSLSVEPCDGEPLVVTVFEIQKSGIPSFIEREHEFRFLAVLPETLDGKLYISPAVLCTRFSDEEYFQIRCKGSQEIFFQRYGRYNIHKIWRDDILPCRVYLRHCVLAAKNLGDAAYNNFLDHTFLGDRETTIREYLAAAGSGIMEEEPPEPLKARYGG
- the LOC127811877 gene encoding uncharacterized protein LOC127811877 isoform X2, translated to MITSPSATLSSSLFGVSRGDRSRQFRLSSVASRLSPSKPQHLSNSRRQFLRRSSPVLMPSGSLLRPPFQLNDESDFEQIVSSDGLLSICGFGSLLSERSARSTFPDLINFRLAKLNGFRRIFAHAAPIFFERGIANPDTKEISSLSVEPCDGEPLVVTVFEIQKSGVLPETLDGKLYISPAVLCTRFSDEEYFQIRCKGSQEIFFQRYGRYNIHKIWRDDILPCRVYLRHCVLAAKNLGDAAYNNFLDHTFLGDRETTIREYLAAAGSGIMEEEPPEPLKARYGG